The Triticum aestivum cultivar Chinese Spring chromosome 3A, IWGSC CS RefSeq v2.1, whole genome shotgun sequence genome includes a region encoding these proteins:
- the LOC123060974 gene encoding uncharacterized protein, which translates to MWILLCAEWISTNRVHDGLRMAILAAPWTIGILYCSTDWVRDVCWVLMLYIWPQWMLNLIPGEGSVRQYLNKYGVVDTHPIEGGGSAVICTKYGRNLWSGFIKVITDAHNRHQSWGGQFTMEDLRMSGHRCRIKREPMCDGSFANLLLDLSMLARLLLVDEFRDSQGYPISYIQELYNLMVSPTVGSCPSKAKKEKFLKFLHNHPAVKSPRAVTILISAVFQAYKSMGQIEKQKVDDLVAKTKLTTKDWRVDAALNSLLNKVLLFKYNDPNNTLTSYAPNSCDLFRFLRNFQQHGGDANQGDKKQNISNLEELEYIASYIFPTFISTLIEYLVMVLDMQGMLQYAWENYTCSA; encoded by the exons ATGTGGATTTTGCTATGCGCTGAGTGGATATCAACAAACCGGGTACATGATGGTCTGCGCATGGCAATTCTAGCAGCGCCATGGACAATCGGTATTTTGTATTGCTCTACGGATTGGGTCCGAGATGTTTGCTGGGTTCTTATGCTGTACATTTGGCCTCAATGGATGCTGAACCTA ATACCCGGAGAGGGATCAGTGAGACAGTATCTGAACAAGTATGGAGTTGTTGATACGCACCCAATTGAGGGTGGTGGTTCAGCGGTCATCTGCACCAAGTATGGTAGAAATCTGTGGTCAGGGTTTATTAAGGTGATAACTGATGCTCATAACCGGCACCAAAGTTGGGGCGGGCAATTCACTATGGAGGATCTAAGGATGAGTGGACACCGCTGCCGCATTAAGCGTGAACCCATGTGCGATGGAAGTTTTGCCAATCTGCTATTAGATCTGTCCATGTTGGCTAGGCTATTGCTGGTAGATGAATTCAGAGATTCCCAAGGATATCCAATTAGTTATATCCAGGAATTGTACAACTTGATGGTCTCCCCTACAGTTGGTTCATGTCCTTCAAAGGCAAAGAAGGAAAAGTTCCTTAAATTCCTGCACAACCATCCAGCAGTCAAGTCACCAAGAGCAGTCACGATCCTCATAAGTGCAGTCTTCCAAGCCTATAAATCAATGGGTCAAATAGAGAAACAGAAAGTTGATGACCTTGTGGCTAAGACCAAGCTTACTACTAAGGATTGGAGGGTAGACGCTGCGTTGAACTCGTTACTTAACAAGGTGTTGCTATTCAAGTACAACGACCCCAATAACACTCTGACCAGTTATGCTCCCAATTCGTGTGACCTTTTTAGGTTCTTACGGAACTTCCAGCAGCATGGCGGGGAT GCCAATCAGGGTGATAAAAAACAAAACATCTCTAACCTTGAGGAACTGGAGTATATTGCTTCATACATATTTCCAACTTTCATATCTACGCTTATTGAATATCTTGTTATGGTGTTGGATATGCAGGGGAT